The DNA window CTACTCCATCGCCATTGGCCTGCTAGAGTACCTAGGTCGCCACAGCACCAGCCCGCCCATTCAAATTTTTGCCACCGATGTCAGCGAGCGGGCCATTGAGGTGGCCCGCTTGGGCTGGTATTCGCCCAGCCAGGTGAGCGATGTATCGCCGGAGCGGTTGCAGCGGTTTTTTGTGCCTGCCGACGGCGGCTACCAAATCAACAAAGTGGTGCGGGAGCTGTGCATTTTTGCCTGCCAAAACCTAATCACCGATCCGCCCTTTTCGCGGCTGGATCTGATTAGCTGCCGCAATGTGTTGATTTACTTTAGGGCAGCGTTGCAGAGCAAAGTGCTGCCTATGTTTCACTACGGTCTCAAGCCCGACGGCTTTTTGCTGCTGGGATCATCGGAGACGGTGGGGGAGTTTAGCTACCTATTTTCCCTGGTGGACAGCCGCTATAAGCTCTACGCCAAGCAGTCGTCGTCGCTGCCGCTGACCTTTGACTTTGACCCCACCACCTACACCCCCAGCCCCCAGCCCTCTCGGCCCGAGCCAGCCCGCGATCGCTCCCCAGACATCGACCTCTATGCCCTAGCCGACCAAATGCTGCTCAACCGCTACAGTCCGGCGGGGGTGCTGGTGAATGACCGGCTGGAGATTTTGCAGTTTCGGGGACAGACCGGGGCCTACCTAGAGCCGGCCCCCGGTCGCGCCAGCCTCAATCTGCTCGTCATGGCCAAGGATGGGCTACGGCTTGATCTGCGCACCGCCCTCTACCAGGCCCAGCAAACTAACCAGGTCGTGCAGCGGCGATCGCTGGTGCTGACCTCGGGCGATCGCCCCCATCCAGTACAGATTGAAATTGTGCCCCTGAAGCCCCAGCCCGCTGGCAAAGACTGCTACCTGGTACTGTTTACCGACAGTCGGTCGGATAGCGCCCCCGAAGTTCCTACCATCGATGTTGATCCTGTCGCCGTGCGTGAGATCAACCAGTATGTGCAGGAAAACCTGGCCCTCCAGCAAGATCTCGACACCACGCGATTGCACCTGCAATCGATCATTCAGGAGCAAGAGGCCACCAACCAGGATCTGCGGGCCGCCAACGAAGAGATTCTCTCCAGCAACGAAGAACTGCAAAGCACCAACGAAGAGCTGCAAACCGCTAAGGAAGAGATCCAGGCCACCAACGAAGAACTCAGCACCATCAACGATGAGCTCTACCGCCGCAATGCCGAAACCACCCGCATCAGCGACGACTTTCAAAACCTGCTCAGCAGCATCCACATTCCCATTCTCATGCTCGAAGATGACCTGAAAATCCGCCGCTTTACCCCCACCGCCGCCGCCCTGTTTAACCTGATCCCCGGCGACGTGGGCCGCCCCCTGAGCGACATCAACCACCGCCTAGCGGTAGACGATTTAGAAGCCAGAATTTTGAACGTGATCGACACCCTAGAGCAAACCAGTCAGGAGATCCAGAGTCAGGAGGGCCACTGGTACGACCTGCGGATTCGCCCCTACCGCACCCTCGACAACCGCATCGACGGGGCGGTGGTGGTGCTGGTAGATATTGACAGCCTTAAGCGCAGCACCGAGCAGGTGCGCCAGGCCCGCGACTACGCCGACGCCATTGTGCAGACCGTGCGCGAGGCCCTAGTGGTGCTCACCGGCGACCTGCGAGTGGTGACGGCCAATCGACAGTTTTATCAGACCTTTCAGGTTAGCCCTAGCGACACTGAGGGGCGATTGATCTTTGATTTG is part of the Leptolyngbya sp. CCY15150 genome and encodes:
- a CDS encoding chemotaxis protein CheB, with amino-acid sequence MSLPQPAADDAVPASAQTEEMFPVVAIGASAGGLEAFTQLLGHLSATTGMAFVLVQHLDPNQPSLLSEIMGRTTEMPVLEVTDGMAIAPNQVYVIPPNAAMTIVAGELRLQPRPRSRTGSHAIDNFFIALAQERGNRAIGVVLSGANADGTLGLEAIKAAGGITFSQSEASAKFSSMPHMAIATGQVDFIQTPEEIAQTLAHLSEHPYVASPSLVEPAPQEGDNAVAAILTLLKRATKIDFTQYKPTTVKRRIFRRMALHHLESLESYGQYLQANPDEVKALHQEMLIGVTSFFRDDEVFTALEQMVFPTLLRERNPDQPLRIWVAGCSTGEEAYSIAIGLLEYLGRHSTSPPIQIFATDVSERAIEVARLGWYSPSQVSDVSPERLQRFFVPADGGYQINKVVRELCIFACQNLITDPPFSRLDLISCRNVLIYFRAALQSKVLPMFHYGLKPDGFLLLGSSETVGEFSYLFSLVDSRYKLYAKQSSSLPLTFDFDPTTYTPSPQPSRPEPARDRSPDIDLYALADQMLLNRYSPAGVLVNDRLEILQFRGQTGAYLEPAPGRASLNLLVMAKDGLRLDLRTALYQAQQTNQVVQRRSLVLTSGDRPHPVQIEIVPLKPQPAGKDCYLVLFTDSRSDSAPEVPTIDVDPVAVREINQYVQENLALQQDLDTTRLHLQSIIQEQEATNQDLRAANEEILSSNEELQSTNEELQTAKEEIQATNEELSTINDELYRRNAETTRISDDFQNLLSSIHIPILMLEDDLKIRRFTPTAAALFNLIPGDVGRPLSDINHRLAVDDLEARILNVIDTLEQTSQEIQSQEGHWYDLRIRPYRTLDNRIDGAVVVLVDIDSLKRSTEQVRQARDYADAIVQTVREALVVLTGDLRVVTANRQFYQTFQVSPSDTEGRLIFDLGNGQWDSPKLRSLLHDLLPQNLQVDDFEVVHSFEAIGLQTMRLNARKMIQTNGDDLVLLAIETVLTRTTQGE